One region of Polynucleobacter sp. Adler-ghost genomic DNA includes:
- a CDS encoding class I SAM-dependent methyltransferase, with protein sequence MTQSIRWLQDEIATRMLQKLDIVKLEPKDILLIPDFLGVHSSFLTKRFPGVRFHSAPEWELSGFNLFKLRVARFWNSRMKSASVVSLDDYKKTGRINLPSNSVDLVASVLLIQDLVDPKHFLQECRRVLKEGGLLTFSYLGPDTAKELRSELLAQQLPIQKLASPWDMHDMGDALLGERFSDPVMDMEFLGLEYNSDSVLLSDAIALNLLDANYQNSAIATQLPQKLTLEVVYGHAWALGKNLAKAQDDVAYIGLNQIGRKTRNDSA encoded by the coding sequence ATGACCCAATCAATCAGATGGCTTCAGGATGAAATTGCAACACGCATGTTGCAAAAATTAGACATCGTGAAATTAGAACCAAAAGATATTTTGCTGATTCCAGATTTCCTTGGGGTACATAGTTCGTTTCTGACAAAACGCTTTCCAGGAGTTCGATTTCACAGTGCCCCAGAATGGGAGCTATCGGGTTTTAATTTATTTAAATTGAGAGTGGCTCGTTTTTGGAATTCAAGAATGAAGTCAGCGTCTGTTGTGTCCCTCGATGACTACAAGAAAACAGGTCGTATTAATCTTCCTAGTAATTCCGTAGATTTAGTAGCGAGCGTTCTCTTGATTCAAGATTTAGTTGACCCTAAGCATTTTTTGCAGGAGTGCCGGCGAGTACTCAAAGAGGGTGGATTACTGACATTTAGCTACCTGGGCCCAGATACTGCCAAAGAGCTCAGATCCGAACTCTTGGCGCAACAATTACCCATTCAAAAATTGGCTAGCCCATGGGATATGCACGATATGGGAGATGCCCTACTGGGTGAGCGTTTTTCTGACCCAGTGATGGATATGGAGTTCTTGGGATTGGAATACAACTCTGACAGCGTCCTTCTGTCAGACGCAATTGCTCTCAATTTGCTTGATGCCAACTACCAAAATAGCGCTATAGCTACTCAATTGCCTCAAAAACTGACTTTAGAGGTGGTTTATGGGCATGCCTGGGCTTTGGGTAAGAACCTCGCCAAGGCACAAGATGATGTCGCTTATATTGGTTTAAATCAAATCGGGCGCAAGACTAGGAATGATTCTGCTTAA
- a CDS encoding ComF family protein, with the protein MAQYTQRLMHPIENIFQVIFSHLLPSACIVCGAFQRLNLCVNCLAQLEADQLSNYECCQQCGITLEVSELTKKRCRECITNPPYFDETHCLDRYEGKLQSALHLFKYQRRLACGHGLTSAWNQLMVQVLNDLRADYLLPVPLSPEKLCARGFNQSWELARRIDCDKDIHKNPHILRRHHHTRNQAKENRTNRQIAIQDMFYINPRFQGQLESATVIVFDDVMTSGATLNEIARVLKDNGASHVTNWVLLRTLYPVSRS; encoded by the coding sequence TTGGCTCAGTATACTCAGCGACTCATGCATCCAATAGAGAATATTTTCCAAGTAATTTTTTCTCACCTATTACCAAGCGCATGCATTGTTTGCGGAGCATTTCAGCGACTCAATCTCTGCGTTAATTGCTTGGCCCAATTGGAAGCAGATCAGTTATCCAATTACGAATGCTGTCAGCAATGCGGCATTACTCTTGAAGTGAGTGAGCTGACAAAAAAACGTTGCCGAGAGTGCATCACCAATCCACCCTACTTTGATGAAACTCACTGTCTTGATCGCTACGAAGGTAAATTGCAGTCTGCCTTGCACCTGTTCAAATATCAGCGACGTCTTGCTTGCGGACATGGACTGACATCAGCATGGAATCAACTGATGGTTCAGGTCTTGAATGATTTACGGGCAGACTATTTACTACCAGTGCCATTGAGTCCAGAGAAATTGTGTGCTCGCGGCTTTAATCAAAGCTGGGAGTTGGCTAGGCGGATTGATTGTGACAAAGATATCCATAAAAACCCACACATCTTAAGACGACATCACCATACCCGGAATCAGGCTAAGGAAAATCGCACTAATCGTCAAATTGCTATTCAAGATATGTTTTATATCAACCCTCGATTTCAAGGGCAACTAGAATCCGCTACAGTCATTGTGTTTGACGATGTCATGACTAGTGGTGCAACCTTAAATGAAATCGCTCGCGTATTGAAGGACAATGGGGCATCTCATGTTACTAATTGGGTTCTTCTACGAACGCTGTATCCAGTCTCAAGAAGTTAA
- the trmL gene encoding tRNA (uridine(34)/cytosine(34)/5-carboxymethylaminomethyluridine(34)-2'-O)-methyltransferase TrmL: MFNIVLFEPEIPPNTGNIIRLCANTGAKLHLIEPLGFPMEDAKLRRAGLDYHEFAKVKVHQNWLRFLADEQPQPERLFALSTKGSGKFHDGTYLPGDYFVFGSETKGITEEVRDSIPSPNQMRLAMQDSSRSLNLSNTVAIVVYEAWRQNGLLGGS, encoded by the coding sequence ATGTTTAATATCGTTTTGTTCGAACCAGAAATTCCACCCAACACGGGCAACATCATTCGCCTATGTGCAAACACAGGCGCAAAGCTTCATCTCATCGAGCCACTTGGCTTTCCGATGGAAGATGCAAAACTACGCAGAGCTGGCCTGGACTACCATGAGTTTGCTAAAGTCAAAGTGCATCAAAACTGGTTACGATTTCTAGCTGATGAACAGCCACAGCCTGAGCGTCTTTTTGCCTTAAGCACCAAGGGTTCCGGCAAGTTTCATGATGGCACGTATTTGCCTGGGGATTATTTTGTTTTTGGTTCAGAAACCAAAGGCATCACTGAAGAAGTCAGGGACTCAATTCCAAGCCCCAACCAAATGCGCTTAGCAATGCAAGATAGTAGTCGTAGCTTAAATCTCTCGAATACGGTGGCGATTGTGGTGTATGAGGCTTGGCGCCAAAACGGATTACTTGGCGGAAGTTAA
- a CDS encoding NAD(P)H-dependent glycerol-3-phosphate dehydrogenase — protein sequence MKVTLLGAGSWGTAMAAQAARYLQPGDVCLWSRSVEQIEDMQHSGANTAYLPSVVLPKGLQLEVSFERAIERLSENDLLIIATPMSGLSETVAQVLRLAKHPLNIVWLCKGLEPSTTLLPHQVVEREDQLHSHGIRHSYGALSGPSFAQEVANGMPCALTVASQSNTLCDIVQGAFHHGNMRIYASDDLIGVELGGAIKNVLAIAAGIGDGLDLGLNARAAVLTRGLAEMMRLVKVAGGRPETCMGLTGVGDLILTATGDLSRNRRVGLALAAGKPLPEILDNLGHVAEGVLCASAVGNLATRLGVEMPITTMMGEVLSGKLSPQEAVKKLMGRDPKLEV from the coding sequence ATGAAAGTGACGCTGCTTGGAGCTGGCTCATGGGGCACAGCTATGGCAGCGCAAGCTGCACGATATCTTCAGCCGGGCGATGTTTGTCTATGGTCTCGAAGCGTTGAGCAAATTGAAGATATGCAGCACTCAGGCGCAAACACGGCCTATTTACCTAGTGTCGTCTTGCCTAAGGGTTTGCAATTGGAGGTGAGTTTTGAGCGGGCCATCGAACGCCTTTCTGAAAATGATCTTTTGATAATTGCTACCCCGATGTCCGGTTTATCAGAAACAGTGGCGCAGGTATTGCGCCTTGCAAAACATCCCCTCAATATTGTTTGGTTGTGCAAGGGCCTGGAGCCCAGTACTACCTTATTGCCACACCAAGTAGTGGAACGCGAAGATCAACTACACAGCCATGGCATACGTCATTCTTATGGCGCTCTATCAGGACCTAGTTTTGCCCAAGAAGTTGCTAATGGTATGCCTTGCGCATTAACCGTTGCTAGTCAATCCAATACCTTGTGTGACATTGTTCAGGGTGCCTTCCACCATGGCAATATGCGCATCTATGCCAGCGATGATTTGATTGGTGTCGAGCTAGGCGGCGCCATTAAAAACGTTTTAGCGATTGCGGCTGGTATTGGCGATGGCTTAGACCTTGGCTTAAACGCACGTGCCGCAGTATTAACTCGCGGCCTTGCAGAAATGATGCGCTTAGTAAAAGTGGCCGGCGGCAGACCAGAGACCTGTATGGGATTAACTGGCGTGGGCGATTTGATTTTGACGGCTACGGGAGACCTCTCCCGTAATCGCCGTGTTGGTTTAGCACTAGCAGCAGGAAAACCCTTGCCTGAAATTTTGGATAACTTAGGACATGTTGCTGAGGGTGTCTTATGCGCCTCAGCTGTTGGGAATCTCGCTACGCGTTTGGGTGTTGAGATGCCAATTACCACCATGATGGGCGAAGTCTTATCTGGAAAACTTTCACCACAGGAAGCAGTTAAAAAACTGATGGGGCGCGATCCCAAGCTTGAAGTTTAG
- the secB gene encoding protein-export chaperone SecB — MTEQTTSTPDTTDNSKEPGFRIQRIYLKDLSLEQPHAPQILLVAAEPQVEVEVDVAVTRLGDEIFEVALIATVTAKVEGKALFLVEAKQAGIFEFSNIPVEQIDPMLGIACPTILYPYLRSNIADTISRAGFQPIHLNEINFHGMYEHRMMQAAQGAATESSSADESKIILPH, encoded by the coding sequence ATGACTGAACAAACTACTTCCACCCCAGATACTACTGATAATTCAAAAGAGCCTGGCTTTCGTATTCAACGAATCTACCTCAAGGATCTATCTCTCGAACAACCGCACGCACCGCAAATTTTATTAGTTGCAGCCGAGCCTCAAGTTGAGGTTGAAGTCGATGTTGCAGTTACTCGCTTGGGCGATGAAATTTTTGAGGTTGCATTAATTGCAACGGTCACTGCTAAGGTAGAGGGCAAAGCGCTCTTCTTAGTTGAAGCAAAACAAGCGGGTATTTTTGAATTTAGTAATATTCCTGTAGAGCAAATTGATCCCATGTTAGGTATTGCTTGCCCAACAATTTTGTATCCTTATTTGCGCTCAAATATTGCCGACACCATCAGTCGTGCAGGTTTCCAGCCAATCCATTTGAATGAGATTAATTTCCACGGTATGTACGAGCATCGCATGATGCAGGCTGCCCAAGGAGCTGCAACGGAGAGTAGCTCAGCCGATGAAAGCAAAATCATTCTTCCTCACTAA
- the grxC gene encoding glutaredoxin 3 produces MPPVTMYSTQVCPYCVMAEKLLHKKGVANLEKILIDRDPAQREIMMTRTGRRTVPQIYIGETHVGGYDDLVALDRAGQLDPLLA; encoded by the coding sequence ATGCCACCAGTCACGATGTACAGCACCCAAGTGTGTCCATATTGCGTTATGGCAGAGAAGCTTCTGCATAAGAAGGGTGTTGCCAATTTAGAGAAGATTCTGATTGATCGGGATCCTGCGCAGCGCGAGATCATGATGACCCGCACTGGTCGTCGTACAGTGCCACAGATTTATATTGGTGAGACTCATGTTGGCGGTTATGACGACCTAGTTGCTTTAGATCGCGCTGGCCAACTTGATCCGCTACTAGCTTAA
- a CDS encoding rhodanese-like domain-containing protein: protein MNFLTQIDNLALIALLLVTGAALFLPTLSTLISGKGLSPTEATIWINRRKAVVLDLRPASDFKIGHLPGSKHILAEQIPSGIDKLKLDRNNPIILVCESGANARKLVPELNKLGFPEVAVLDGGVQGWQAAALPLVK, encoded by the coding sequence ATGAACTTTCTCACACAAATTGATAATTTAGCGCTTATTGCCCTCCTACTAGTTACGGGCGCAGCGCTCTTCCTACCTACATTATCTACGCTTATTAGCGGAAAAGGCTTATCGCCTACCGAAGCGACTATCTGGATCAATCGTCGCAAAGCAGTCGTTTTGGACTTGCGTCCAGCATCCGATTTTAAGATTGGCCATTTACCAGGATCAAAGCATATTTTGGCTGAGCAAATTCCATCTGGAATAGACAAGCTCAAGCTAGATCGTAACAATCCCATCATTTTGGTCTGTGAGTCTGGTGCGAACGCTCGCAAGCTGGTCCCAGAGCTTAATAAGCTGGGGTTCCCAGAAGTTGCAGTCCTAGATGGCGGGGTTCAAGGCTGGCAAGCTGCAGCTTTGCCATTGGTTAAATAA
- the gpmA gene encoding 2,3-diphosphoglycerate-dependent phosphoglycerate mutase has product MKQLVLIRHGESAWNLENRFTGWADVDLTPKGTEQALAAGENLRKAGYEFDVAYTSVLRRAIRTLWHVQDTMDLMWLPVVHSWRLNERHYGALTGLNKAETAQQYGDAQVHIWRRSYDVRPPLLEKDDERNPQNDPRYAKLSNSDIPLGECLKDNVERVLPLWNESIAPALKAGKRVLLVAHGNSIRSLIKYLDQVSDQDIMEINVPNGIPLVYELDDNLKPIQHFYLD; this is encoded by the coding sequence ATGAAACAACTTGTCCTTATTCGTCATGGCGAATCCGCCTGGAACCTTGAAAACCGATTTACTGGCTGGGCGGACGTTGACTTAACCCCCAAGGGGACTGAACAGGCCCTTGCTGCAGGTGAAAACCTCCGTAAAGCTGGCTATGAATTTGATGTGGCTTACACCTCAGTACTCAGAAGAGCCATTCGCACCCTATGGCATGTTCAAGACACCATGGACCTCATGTGGTTGCCAGTGGTACACAGTTGGAGACTGAACGAGCGTCACTATGGCGCCCTCACAGGTCTAAATAAAGCCGAAACTGCCCAACAGTACGGAGATGCGCAAGTTCATATTTGGCGTCGCTCCTATGATGTTCGCCCACCGCTCCTAGAAAAGGATGATGAGCGCAATCCTCAAAATGATCCACGTTACGCAAAACTGAGTAATTCCGACATTCCCTTGGGGGAGTGTCTTAAAGACAACGTCGAGCGTGTATTACCCCTTTGGAATGAATCAATCGCACCCGCCCTCAAAGCAGGTAAGCGCGTATTACTTGTCGCACACGGTAATAGCATTCGCTCTTTAATTAAGTATCTCGACCAGGTTTCTGATCAGGACATCATGGAAATCAATGTCCCTAATGGCATCCCGCTTGTTTACGAGCTTGATGACAATCTCAAACCTATTCAGCATTTTTATTTGGATTAA
- a CDS encoding S41 family peptidase, giving the protein MRVFFKNFALVSVGLIAGVAATIQLSATAQQGATLPLDELRTLSNVFAQIKREYVEPIEDKQLLTDAVKGMVSSLDPHSTYLDKKDFSEMQEQTSGKFAGLGIEITSEDGVVKVLNPIEDSPAARAGLQAGDLITRLDDKPVRGMSLDKAVRTMRGTPGTKITLTVFRKSEERSFPVTITRAEIKVQSVKAKILDNSIAWVRVTSFQERTIPDLAKKLTELANQDPKMKGIILDLRNNGGGLLQGAVGVAAAFLPADAVIVSTKGQTADSKQVFNATPAMYRLSEPGDPLAGVPAMYKKLPMVVLVNAYSASASEIVAGALQDYKRATIIGKTTFGKGSVQTVRPLTNDSALKITTAYYYTPSGKSIQAYGIKPDIAVDQNKDGDPDDVLITREIDSEKHLRNKQSSEEKLASEREKRRLEELQRIEEKNAKKTPEEKEKEKSKKPVELGSADDFMLTQAVAFINGEPVKRSASKLE; this is encoded by the coding sequence ATGCGCGTATTTTTCAAGAACTTTGCCCTAGTCTCTGTCGGCCTCATCGCCGGGGTTGCAGCCACTATCCAGCTTTCAGCTACAGCTCAACAGGGCGCTACGCTCCCTTTGGATGAGTTGCGCACACTATCGAATGTCTTTGCGCAAATCAAGCGTGAGTATGTTGAACCAATCGAAGATAAACAACTGCTAACCGATGCAGTCAAGGGTATGGTGAGCAGCCTTGATCCTCACTCCACCTATCTTGATAAAAAAGACTTCTCTGAAATGCAAGAGCAAACCAGCGGTAAGTTTGCTGGACTTGGTATTGAAATCACCTCAGAAGATGGCGTTGTTAAAGTACTCAATCCAATTGAAGATAGTCCTGCAGCACGCGCTGGGCTCCAAGCTGGCGACCTCATTACTCGCTTGGACGATAAACCGGTTCGTGGCATGTCCTTAGATAAAGCAGTGCGCACCATGCGCGGCACACCTGGCACAAAAATTACTTTGACCGTCTTCCGTAAAAGTGAAGAGCGTAGCTTTCCGGTAACCATTACCCGTGCTGAAATTAAAGTGCAATCAGTCAAAGCCAAAATTTTGGATAACAGCATTGCCTGGGTCAGAGTAACGAGCTTTCAAGAACGTACCATTCCTGATCTTGCTAAGAAGTTAACTGAACTTGCAAATCAAGATCCTAAAATGAAGGGGATTATTCTTGATCTCAGAAACAATGGTGGTGGCTTACTACAGGGTGCAGTCGGTGTTGCTGCTGCTTTCTTGCCAGCGGATGCTGTCATCGTTTCCACCAAAGGGCAGACAGCTGACTCTAAGCAGGTCTTTAATGCGACACCAGCAATGTATCGCCTCAGTGAGCCTGGTGATCCTTTAGCTGGTGTACCAGCGATGTATAAAAAATTACCAATGGTAGTTTTAGTAAATGCTTATTCAGCATCAGCCTCTGAAATTGTGGCTGGCGCATTACAAGATTACAAACGTGCAACCATTATTGGTAAAACGACTTTCGGTAAAGGCTCGGTACAAACAGTCCGCCCCCTCACTAATGACTCAGCTTTGAAAATCACTACGGCGTATTACTACACACCAAGTGGCAAATCCATTCAAGCGTATGGCATCAAACCTGATATTGCAGTTGATCAAAATAAAGATGGCGATCCTGACGATGTATTGATCACTCGCGAGATCGACAGCGAGAAGCATTTGCGTAATAAGCAATCTTCGGAGGAAAAGCTAGCCTCCGAGCGAGAAAAACGTCGCTTAGAAGAGTTACAACGTATTGAAGAAAAAAATGCCAAGAAGACTCCAGAAGAGAAAGAAAAAGAAAAGTCTAAGAAGCCTGTCGAGCTTGGCAGTGCAGATGATTTTATGCTGACTCAGGCAGTCGCATTTATTAATGGTGAGCCTGTAAAACGCTCAGCCTCTAAGCTAGAGTAA
- a CDS encoding molybdopterin-synthase adenylyltransferase MoeB, which yields MNDEQLLRYSRHLLLEEIDVAGQEKLLGSHILIIGAGGLGSAAAPYLAAAGVGEITLVDHDQVELTNLQRQIMHTQNSIGKTKVESGKQFLQSLNPALTINAISEKTSEDLLNTLLPAVHLVLDCTDNFATRQLINQACFIHKTPLVSGSALKFDGQLNVFDFRSEASPCYACLFSPEEQFEEVSCASMGIFSPLVGIIGAMQAAQALQVLIGFGQTLVGRMLLWNAMNTQIDEIRIARNPACKVCGSQH from the coding sequence ATGAACGATGAGCAGCTGCTTCGCTACTCGAGGCATTTATTACTAGAAGAAATTGATGTTGCTGGCCAAGAAAAGTTGCTTGGCTCGCACATACTCATCATTGGTGCTGGTGGACTAGGTAGCGCAGCCGCACCTTATCTAGCTGCTGCTGGCGTAGGAGAGATAACGCTAGTTGATCACGACCAAGTCGAGCTCACTAATTTGCAGCGACAAATCATGCATACCCAGAACTCGATAGGTAAGACTAAGGTGGAATCTGGGAAACAATTTTTACAAAGTCTGAATCCCGCCCTCACGATCAATGCAATCTCAGAAAAGACTTCAGAAGATTTACTAAATACACTCTTGCCAGCAGTTCATCTCGTTTTAGATTGCACGGATAACTTTGCTACTCGCCAGCTGATCAATCAAGCCTGCTTTATCCATAAGACTCCACTCGTCTCTGGTTCTGCCCTCAAATTTGATGGTCAACTCAATGTCTTTGATTTTCGCAGTGAGGCATCCCCCTGCTACGCCTGCCTTTTCTCTCCGGAAGAACAGTTTGAAGAAGTCAGCTGCGCTAGTATGGGCATCTTTTCCCCTCTCGTTGGCATTATTGGCGCAATGCAAGCGGCCCAAGCTCTTCAGGTATTGATTGGCTTTGGTCAGACTCTCGTTGGAAGAATGTTGCTGTGGAATGCCATGAATACTCAGATTGATGAGATTCGCATTGCTCGTAATCCCGCCTGTAAAGTGTGCGGCTCCCAACACTAA
- the ptsP gene encoding phosphoenolpyruvate--protein phosphotransferase produces MTFALHGIAVSKGIAIGKAVLISRAALEVSHYLVEAGKEEDEAQKLLDAFEQVRQELEQLRQGLPKDAPQEMAAFLDVHSMILADPALAQKPIKLIRTQRLNAAWALTTELNDLLEQFADIEDAYLKERANDIRQVAERVVKALNAQKKNSLRDADFLPATDIGVESIIVAHDIAPHDMLRFKDHAFTGFVTDLGGKTSHTAIVARSMEIPAVVGVRHASEMIRHGDWLILDGEHGVVVVAPDEQLLAEYRKLQAQALKEARKLRQLKHSKTETTDRVEIELFANIELPEDAIQAVKLGAVGVGLFRSEFLFMDRKQALPDEERQYEEYRRVVDLMHGLPVNIRTIDVGADKALGGGGDISQTGASPLGLRAIRWSLTEPEIFLTQLRAILRASAHGQARIMIPMLAHAKEIDETLRLIEKAKQQLHQRGQAFNPNIQVGAMIEIPAAALMLPLFINRFDFLSIGTNDLIQYTLAIDRADHAVAHLYDPLHPAILNLLSSIIDQAKRADVPVAVCGEMAGDPTLTKLLLALGLTDFSMHFSQLLLVKREILKANVGLLKARAPRVLRAYEPEEQTKALEYLLS; encoded by the coding sequence ATGACTTTTGCTTTGCACGGAATTGCAGTCTCCAAGGGAATTGCTATTGGGAAGGCTGTACTGATATCACGTGCTGCATTAGAGGTTAGTCATTACTTAGTTGAAGCAGGTAAAGAAGAGGATGAGGCTCAAAAATTATTAGATGCTTTTGAGCAGGTGCGCCAAGAATTGGAGCAATTGCGTCAAGGCTTGCCTAAAGACGCGCCACAAGAAATGGCTGCATTCTTAGATGTCCACAGCATGATTCTGGCAGATCCAGCTTTAGCGCAGAAGCCTATTAAATTAATTCGCACTCAGAGGTTAAATGCTGCTTGGGCTTTAACAACCGAACTGAATGATCTTTTAGAGCAGTTTGCAGATATTGAGGATGCCTATTTAAAAGAGCGTGCCAACGATATTCGTCAGGTAGCAGAGCGTGTAGTCAAGGCTTTGAATGCCCAGAAAAAGAACTCTCTACGTGATGCTGATTTTTTGCCTGCGACCGATATTGGCGTTGAGTCCATTATTGTTGCTCACGATATCGCTCCTCATGACATGTTGCGTTTCAAAGACCATGCCTTTACAGGATTTGTAACTGACCTTGGCGGTAAAACCTCTCATACCGCTATTGTTGCGCGTAGTATGGAAATTCCGGCTGTAGTCGGTGTGCGACATGCTAGTGAAATGATTCGGCATGGCGATTGGTTGATATTAGATGGAGAGCATGGGGTTGTCGTTGTTGCGCCCGATGAACAACTCCTTGCCGAGTATCGCAAGCTACAAGCCCAAGCATTAAAAGAGGCCCGCAAGCTAAGGCAGTTAAAACATTCTAAGACAGAAACAACTGATCGTGTCGAGATTGAGTTATTTGCCAATATTGAATTGCCCGAAGATGCCATTCAGGCGGTAAAGTTGGGTGCTGTAGGTGTTGGTTTATTCCGCTCTGAATTTTTATTTATGGATCGCAAGCAAGCCTTGCCTGACGAAGAGCGGCAGTACGAAGAATATCGTCGCGTAGTCGATTTAATGCATGGATTACCCGTCAATATTAGAACCATTGATGTTGGCGCCGATAAGGCCCTAGGTGGAGGTGGTGATATTTCTCAAACTGGTGCATCACCGCTTGGGTTACGAGCGATTCGCTGGTCTTTGACAGAGCCTGAAATCTTTTTGACGCAACTCAGGGCAATTTTGCGCGCATCGGCTCATGGTCAGGCACGCATCATGATTCCGATGCTGGCTCATGCCAAAGAAATCGATGAAACATTGAGGTTAATTGAAAAAGCAAAGCAACAATTACATCAGCGTGGTCAGGCATTCAATCCCAATATTCAAGTTGGCGCAATGATTGAAATTCCGGCAGCCGCCCTGATGCTACCGTTGTTTATCAATCGATTTGATTTTCTTTCTATTGGTACGAATGATTTAATTCAGTACACTTTGGCAATTGATCGCGCAGATCATGCAGTCGCACACTTATACGACCCTTTACACCCTGCAATTCTGAATTTGCTGTCTAGCATCATCGATCAAGCCAAGCGCGCTGATGTGCCGGTTGCCGTTTGCGGGGAGATGGCTGGCGACCCTACATTAACAAAACTATTACTTGCCCTCGGGCTGACTGATTTCTCTATGCATTTCAGTCAACTATTGTTAGTCAAGCGTGAGATATTAAAAGCAAATGTAGGTCTATTAAAAGCGCGTGCCCCTAGGGTACTTCGTGCTTATGAGCCTGAAGAGCAGACTAAAGCATTGGAGTATTTGCTCTCTTAA
- a CDS encoding HPr family phosphocarrier protein, protein MPVAEIEIINKLGLHARASAKLSQLAAEFPCEIFLSRNGRQINAKSIMGVMMLAAGIGSTVTLETVGEKEDEAMQALTALINDRFGEGE, encoded by the coding sequence ATGCCTGTTGCTGAAATCGAAATAATTAATAAGTTGGGCTTACATGCTCGAGCATCAGCCAAGTTATCCCAGCTTGCTGCTGAGTTTCCTTGTGAAATCTTCTTATCTCGCAATGGTCGTCAAATCAACGCCAAGAGCATTATGGGTGTCATGATGCTGGCCGCTGGGATTGGAAGTACGGTCACTCTAGAAACTGTTGGGGAAAAAGAAGATGAGGCAATGCAGGCTTTAACTGCATTGATCAATGATCGATTTGGTGAGGGCGAATAA
- a CDS encoding PTS sugar transporter subunit IIA, with product MVGIVIVAHTPVASAMLGFAEHAFGVMPERVRAVDVPPYEDIKVSFDRVLKAAYGVNTGQGVLILTDVMGATPANVASKLEALGPLSGLNAPVIVLAGLNLPMLMRCISHRGEGLEELAHKALQGGQNGILRLGSKAPQATTEK from the coding sequence ATGGTTGGAATCGTCATAGTTGCCCACACCCCAGTAGCAAGTGCGATGCTTGGATTTGCTGAGCATGCTTTCGGTGTGATGCCGGAGAGAGTGAGGGCTGTCGACGTTCCACCCTACGAAGATATCAAAGTCAGTTTCGACCGGGTCTTAAAAGCAGCCTATGGAGTTAATACGGGTCAGGGCGTTTTAATTTTGACTGATGTGATGGGTGCCACTCCGGCCAATGTGGCATCTAAGCTTGAAGCCCTAGGCCCGCTGTCGGGCCTGAATGCCCCCGTAATTGTTTTAGCGGGACTCAATTTGCCTATGCTGATGCGGTGTATTTCTCATCGCGGCGAGGGCTTAGAAGAGTTGGCCCATAAAGCGCTTCAGGGCGGTCAAAATGGCATTCTGCGTTTAGGTTCTAAAGCCCCTCAAGCCACTACAGAGAAATAG